In one window of Thermostichus vulcanus str. 'Rupite' DNA:
- a CDS encoding ATP phosphoribosyltransferase regulatory subunit, with the protein MELIGAGGWLADAEILLLLADCIRSVGQGAATPFGHTREGGNGIPDWTLLLGDVSLTESLLSPIAPTAQAAVRRAIAQLDYVYLESAPLPEAARQIGSQILALRGQPSRVLPQLAQLPVPADRLRDLQQLCQVLQEQQVQVVLDLSLVQTLAYYTGIVFQAVVGGEVVGLGGRYDRLYALYSPHQAEQAGIGFTLLPDTLLRLLPPAHKPDGSGCRRLVVPLVPAGIPQALALAAQWRQSEPVELELLDRSPEEVEAYARQCRIPEVAWVQADGSFHLTTLNFN; encoded by the coding sequence GTGGAGCTGATCGGGGCTGGGGGTTGGCTGGCGGATGCCGAGATCCTGCTGCTGCTGGCCGATTGTATTCGTTCCGTCGGTCAGGGCGCTGCTACCCCCTTCGGGCACACAAGGGAAGGCGGGAACGGGATCCCCGATTGGACGCTGTTGTTGGGGGATGTGAGTCTCACCGAAAGTTTGCTTAGCCCCATTGCCCCCACTGCCCAAGCGGCGGTTCGACGAGCCATTGCCCAATTGGATTATGTCTATCTGGAGTCAGCACCCTTACCGGAAGCAGCCCGCCAGATTGGATCCCAGATTTTGGCGCTGCGGGGCCAGCCCAGTCGGGTTTTGCCACAGTTGGCGCAGTTGCCTGTGCCAGCCGATCGGTTGCGCGATTTGCAACAACTTTGCCAGGTCTTGCAGGAGCAACAGGTGCAGGTGGTGTTGGATCTGAGCCTGGTTCAAACCTTGGCTTACTATACGGGCATTGTCTTTCAGGCGGTGGTGGGTGGCGAGGTCGTGGGCTTAGGAGGCCGCTACGATCGGCTGTATGCTCTCTACAGCCCTCATCAGGCAGAACAGGCCGGGATCGGCTTTACGCTGCTACCCGATACCCTGCTCCGGCTCTTGCCTCCTGCCCATAAACCGGATGGGAGCGGTTGCCGACGGTTGGTGGTTCCTTTGGTGCCGGCAGGGATCCCGCAGGCGCTGGCTTTAGCGGCCCAGTGGAGACAGTCTGAGCCCGTGGAACTGGAATTGCTGGATCGCTCCCCAGAAGAGGTGGAAGCCTATGCCCGTCAATGTCGGATCCCGGAGGTTGCTTGGGTACAAGCGGATGGCAGCTTTCACCTCACCACCTTGAATTTCAACTAA
- a CDS encoding aromatic ring-hydroxylating oxygenase subunit alpha — protein MVFPAANPPDFDRLIQSDRVHRHLYTDPALFELEMERIFGGTWIYLGHNSEIPQPGSFVRRTMGRRPILLTRGRDGQIHGLFNRCTHRGTLLVTAEKGCSKRLTCPYHGWCFDLDGHLRNLPVADSYANPRKGSFHLGQLRVETYRGLIFGTLAAEPLELVNWLGAALPWLDQHLNRHPNGTIRLLDSPVRLEFAGNWKLLWDNAADGIHATFAHRSYNQLGHQAHTETVLARNPANTPMVSQTLDHGHCVVDQRPGIPEGPWSTMRQLPTREALEGSLRVQHPPQLLELATGNMVNLSLFPNLILVGNQLMVVEPLAVDRTRITLYLAVVEDGPEEINLLRLRVEEDFVSFGTPDDLAIFERIQEGLGIPEEEWLDISRGDQAGDREDEWGRVTGSIASEAPIRAYWQEWKRLMRDPVPLRVRRAVGH, from the coding sequence ATGGTTTTTCCCGCCGCCAATCCTCCTGATTTTGACAGGTTGATCCAGTCGGATCGGGTACATCGTCATCTCTATACGGATCCTGCCCTATTTGAGCTGGAGATGGAGCGCATCTTCGGGGGGACGTGGATCTACTTGGGGCACAACAGCGAGATTCCTCAGCCAGGCTCCTTTGTGCGCCGGACGATGGGTCGTCGCCCTATCCTGCTGACGCGGGGGCGGGATGGCCAGATTCATGGCCTGTTCAACCGATGCACCCACCGTGGCACCCTCCTGGTCACAGCAGAGAAAGGATGTAGCAAGCGCCTGACCTGTCCCTATCACGGCTGGTGTTTTGACCTGGATGGTCACCTGCGCAATCTGCCTGTGGCCGACAGCTACGCCAACCCCCGCAAGGGGTCGTTTCATCTAGGCCAGCTGCGGGTGGAGACCTATCGGGGCTTGATCTTTGGCACCCTGGCCGCAGAGCCACTGGAGCTGGTGAACTGGCTCGGAGCGGCGTTGCCCTGGCTGGATCAGCACCTCAATCGCCATCCCAACGGCACCATCCGACTGCTGGACTCCCCGGTTCGGCTAGAGTTTGCGGGCAACTGGAAGCTGCTGTGGGACAATGCTGCCGATGGGATCCATGCCACCTTTGCCCACCGCTCCTACAACCAATTGGGTCACCAGGCCCACACGGAGACCGTTCTGGCCCGCAATCCGGCCAATACCCCGATGGTCAGCCAAACCCTGGATCACGGCCATTGTGTGGTGGATCAACGACCTGGGATCCCGGAGGGGCCGTGGTCAACCATGCGACAACTGCCTACCCGCGAGGCCTTGGAGGGATCCCTACGAGTTCAGCACCCACCCCAACTGCTGGAGCTGGCCACCGGCAACATGGTTAACCTCAGCCTCTTTCCCAATTTGATATTGGTGGGTAACCAGCTAATGGTGGTGGAGCCCCTGGCGGTGGATCGCACCCGCATCACCCTCTACCTGGCGGTGGTGGAGGATGGGCCGGAGGAGATCAACCTGCTGCGGTTACGGGTGGAGGAGGATTTCGTCAGCTTTGGCACCCCGGATGATCTGGCGATCTTTGAGCGGATTCAGGAGGGGCTAGGGATCCCTGAGGAGGAGTGGCTGGATATCAGCCGGGGGGATCAAGCGGGGGATCGAGAGGATGAATGGGGCCGGGTCACAGGCTCGATTGCCAGCGAAGCTCCGATTCGAGCCTATTGGCAAGAGTGGAAACGACTGATGCGGGATCCCGTTCCCCTGCGGGTGCGGCGGGCCGTTGGCCACTGA
- a CDS encoding aromatic-ring-hydroxylating dioxygenase subunit beta produces MSAAHLSAQRGLEGVKALYDDLAAERDWVLSAPLATPQALVADVERFLALEARLLDAGHFERWLQLWDPQGWYWIPLRRDSHPGTDQALFLDDWRRLQERVWRLRDPYAWGIQPLPEMVRAITSVEAWEHPHKDLAEGTIVASSTLILQVVAGSQPRQVVARQIHRLRLIAEGATPEGPTVAGFQILRKTLLIPELARGSQHLGWLL; encoded by the coding sequence ATGAGTGCTGCACACCTCTCGGCTCAACGGGGGCTTGAGGGGGTTAAGGCCCTCTACGATGACCTGGCCGCTGAGCGGGATTGGGTGCTGTCGGCACCTCTGGCCACCCCTCAGGCTCTTGTGGCAGACGTAGAGCGCTTTTTGGCCCTGGAAGCCCGCCTGTTGGATGCGGGGCATTTTGAACGCTGGCTCCAGCTCTGGGATCCCCAGGGTTGGTACTGGATCCCGTTGCGGCGGGACAGTCACCCAGGCACAGATCAGGCCCTATTTTTGGACGATTGGCGACGATTGCAGGAGCGGGTCTGGCGGCTTAGGGATCCCTATGCCTGGGGGATCCAGCCCCTGCCCGAGATGGTACGGGCTATCACCAGTGTCGAAGCCTGGGAGCACCCCCACAAGGACCTTGCCGAAGGAACCATAGTGGCCAGCAGTACCCTAATCCTGCAGGTGGTTGCGGGATCCCAGCCCCGCCAGGTGGTGGCCCGTCAGATCCACCGCTTGCGCCTCATAGCTGAGGGAGCAACCCCTGAGGGGCCAACTGTTGCAGGGTTCCAGATACTCCGCAAAACCCTGCTGATTCCCGAGCTCGCCCGGGGATCCCAGCATTTGGGCTGGCTGCTGTAG